The genomic interval CGATGCgtttttagaaaatacttcGCCGTGCGAAACGCCAGTGAGACGCCAAGTCCTGACCCATGGCACAGATGGCAGAagcggccgccgccggccaAGCGCCCGGGGGTCCCGGCGGGGACAGCGGCGACCCAGCGCGGCGGGAagttccccctccccgccgccgcgccccccacccgggggccggcgcggcgcccaccgccggcggggcggggcgggacgggtGGTGACGGGACACGACGGGACGGGACACCCCCACGCCCCAGCGgcccccgccccgtcccgccgccgGCAGCCTGGCCCCGACTTGCGCCTCAACTctcccgccgcgccgccagcctgcccgcccccaccccccccggcACGCCCCCCTCACCGGCGATCCTCAGGCAGGTCTCCGGcccggcggggggcggctgccgccgctccgcctcgccccccgccgcccgcgaCGCCGCGCCCCGAGTTCTCTTCAGagctggcggcggcggggctgcgcggcggcgggccTCGGCCCAGCTCTTCCGCTTCATGGCGGAGGCGGCCGCGCCGCTACGGTGGGTGCGAGGCGGCCCGCCTCatccccgccgcgccgcgccgctccccgcggGGCTCGGGCCGCCGGAGGGGAGGGACCCCGCGccgacgacgccgacgacgccGACGGCGGCGGCGCCTGACGCGTCTCCCCGGACACCGCCCCCTCCCACCGCCCCATGCACCTacggcccccccgccccgagctgGCGGCAGCTCCCGGCCACCTCCTGGcacgcacccccccccccccccccgccgcctctGATTGGGTCAGCGCGGTGTGGCGTCACCAGCgcagagggatggggacggTGATGTCATAGTGGCCACTGTAACAGGTGGGCTGGGGGACCGCGGCTGGGCGCCGCCGGTCCACCACGTCCCCTTCGGGGCCACTGGCGGCCGGCGAGGCCCTCGGCGCCTCCCCCCTGCCTCGCCCGCCCCGCTGAGGGCTGCTGACGTGGCGCCGGGCTTCTCCCGGAGAGAGGGGTGGTGGTGACAGCGTGACGGCAACGCCGCTGTCGGGGGTGCGAGGGCCCCGGCTGCGCCTGAGCCGGCTCCCGCGGGCGGGCCGGCAACGCTGGCGCTGGCGTAAAGCCGCCGCCTTTGGGAAAGCGCGTTCCCAGTGGCGTTTCTCGAGGCGTCGCGGTCTTCGAGGTGCCTCTCCCGACACATCCCACGGGAGGGTCCCAAGGGGACGTGACACAGTGTGAGGCCAACTGAAACCGGTCCAGGACGCACCGTCTTCTGCTCTGAACGTGAAGCGGATTTATGTGGAAAGCTAAAACAGTTGGGCGTGCAGCTGCTTTTCGGACACAGtgatactttaaaaacacaCCATTATTCTAAGTGAGCGTTGAAATAAATGAAGCTAGTAgttaaaacttcagaaaactgctccctccccacctctgtCTAATTGGCCATGACAAAAGCCCTTGCTGAAGTAATTCTACTGTCGTCTTGAGTATGTGGTCAGtgttcatctcccactggtttcCACCTTTCACTgcatacctttttttaaatacttctaaatAACACCAGAGACCAAAAATTCTGCTGACACTTCAAAAACCGTTTCTCCCATGGTTGAATGTGCCCGTCATTCTTCCCATTCATTATGCACGTGGGAATCATTGTCTCGCAGGGCACCGGCGAACTGGGTGAAGCTGTGGCCAGACGGAAAATGCAGGGCCAATGCCCTAACCAAGATTGCTCTTCTACTGAATCCTCCTCTCTGTCATCTTCcctctttttgtttgtctgcGCTTCACGAATCTTTCTGAAGACGTGATTTTGCTGGTATAACACAGAGGCTGTGGTATGGTTCCTGTCAGTATTGAAATGGTGAGGGTGGATGACTTCAAGCTACAGAGCCATCAAACTACAACTGAAGTCATTCCAATCCCTTCTAAGAGTCCACAGTTCTTGTAGCTACAGTTAGTTTTACTTAATGTATTAGCGGCATTCCCACTATATATAGTGTATATTATTTGAATtctactgaaagcaaaacaagcagaaaaacagctAGCCAAACACTTCCTTTAAAATCAAAAGCACACAGAACATGAAAGTCAAATGATTGCAAAACGAAAGTGGAACTAGAGCAGCGTCCTTGGCAGTGATGGTCAGGTGAATGAAGCAGAGTGGGAGCACTACAAATAAATTGAATATTTAtcattctttctctttgaaaataatttacgTTTTCTGCgtttcttgtctttgttttacAAACCTAAGACCGGTTTTCTAGCTTGCTTTCTGCTATGGTATAAATAACACAGAGGCAGCTGCATTCCGGAGTTTCCGACATAGTCAAAAATCCCGGTGAGCTGCGGGCGCCCTGGAGGGAGGGGCAGCTCCTTATTCATGAATGTAGGGACCGTGGTTCATGAAAAGAGGATTTTACGCCTCTGTGCGCCTCAGCTGCCGGTCCCAGTCTGTTATGCCAAGTTCTGAGGAAGCCTCTGGGCAGCTCTGAAATCAGGAGGGTTCAGAGTTTGCACATGACTACTTTTAGCCTTGTGCCGAGTGGTGTTCAGTCAAAGCGGggaactgaacacagtatttttacattaatttcttctaaaCACACCGTATCAAAATGTGTATGTAATTAATAAGGTGCTAAGGCATAGTACCTTTAATGGAATTACATTGCTCAGTATCATTATGTTTCTTAAGCAAGCCTTTTATTTTTCGTCAAGGAACACTGCATTTAATTTCACATGCTCTTAATGGTGTAGAGCTCTCCGGAGCTCGCTCTGGGCCTGCCAGTGACCTTAATGGATGCAAGGACAAACCTCCTCAGAGAATAACTATTTTACAATTGCATTAGTGTTAAAGCTTAAAAGGGGAGAGAATTTGCAGGCGAGATATGTGTGAATAGTAGCATTTTACAGTGAAGGCCAAAGATCAGAAACTGCAGAGGAAGATATGCTCCTCCATAAATCTCCGAcaatcttttaaaattgctaAAAAGAAGGGGCTCGTGGATGAAAGAGGGCACATACATCTGCTTTAATGAAAGCAATAGATTCTGAACAtaaacatttctagaaaaatgGGTAATACGAAATCTGACAACTGAAAACCAAGATGCTGTTGTCCTTAGCTCAGCTGTCTAGGACGGAAATAACTAAGGACTTTTTTTCAGAGACCTCTTGCTCTGAGAGAAACTGCATACATACAAGGGAGAATATTCTGCTACAAATCTTCATAGGAAAACAAGTTAATTGACTATGGCCTACTCCAAAACTGTCAATCTGATCAGAAATATGTTTAGGACCTCTCCCTGGTTTTACAGATCCACCTATTTGTATGACACAAAAGAATTGCAGACAGTGGatgttgtatttaaaatatttatttaaaactataaaatgcatttcataatGTGTGCCAGCGGCAGATGCAAAAGTAGGCATAAGCTTAAGTCCCAGTGTTCAAAATTGTGGTATTTCAAGATACGTTTTAATACAAGATCATCACATGGTGCTGGAAGCTTTAAAACATCACTGAGAAGTATTGGATTGAAAGCCACTGTGAGCTGCTGAAGGCAAGAATCCCAAGTTCTTCCTgagcaaaaccagattttttagTTTAGTCCGTCTtgaacaaagatttttaaaatatactagCAAGATTGTCTGATGAGGAAATAATAACCTACAGGATTTTTTGCAATAAGCCTCAGTTGCGTTTTAGTTTTTGTTATCTTACACACAATGGAAATAGCACTTTCGTGTCCATCTTCAGTGCCAGGTAGGTTATTCTGTGCTCTGGTTTTCTAGATAAGGTTTCAGACGTCCCGTAAAGACACAACAGTACCAATGCTGGTGGGAATTCGCTGGTGAATTGTTATTGTAgagcacaaacaaaaaaaaccatatATTGTGTCAGTGTCATATGTCAATAATCTGAGGTCGGTTTGTGAAATTTACTGTTTTAACTCCTGCCAGCTGCAAAACTGTGTTAATGGGAACATGATCCAGCCTGCTTTTATCAAGGTGCAAAAAATGAACTTCATTGCCTGGAATGGAATGAGAATAACATGTAAATAGTTGaataaaagatttatttattcaaaGACACAAGTGAATCAAAGAAGTATTCTGATTTCCTACTAGTTCTTGTACAAATGTGTACTAGCTCtagatactgtattttaaacaatgacaaacattttttctaTAGAAGCAAGGAACATTGAGGCATCTAACTGAATTATATCTGCTGTACAGGATGTTTCCTAATGATCTGATGGGATGACTTTGTCATGTTGCAGCCCTCCCTTCATGCATTACTCCTCTACTAAAACTGCATTAAATGCCTAGAATCAAATGTGAAAGCAGAATGTAGGTGAACACCACgatgtcaaaaaaacccctccaaactTTGAGGCGGTTGTTCCATCAGCACTCCTATCAATTTCTGCAGGTCTGTGATCAGCTTTGTGCCACCTCTGTGGGAGGTGGGAGTAAGCAGTGACACTTCCACAGGTTCCTTCAGCCAGCAAAATCACAGAGTTGAACACAAGACTGTCTCCTCGGGAtccacagaaacagcagctgagaTGGTAGCGTTAAAGTAAACAGCTGAAGGAGAAGACTGTAACTTTCACACAAAGCAAAGAAGCTCACCTGGTCCTAAAATCAAAGCTCCTCCCTGCTGAGCAGGGTCTCCTTGAAAATCAAAAGCTGGGCCAGTCATTGCTCTCCACATACTCCTAATGCTTCCCAGGACCGTGTTTGATTTCACATGAGGGCTCCGCACTAAACAAAATggcaaaatacttcttttctaGAAATACAAAAGTATATAAGAAGAACAACAAAATCCAACAGCTGCTATTAATAGTTTAGAGTTTCCGGATTACCAGCATTTTGACAAAATACAGCCTACgagagagggtctggtgggcAACTGCCTATTTACATTGTGATCATACTATTTTATCAGGGTGTTcttattttgttctgtgtaagtCCAAAAACGGTGAGAAAATTATTCTTACCTGATACGTTATTACCTTCACCTCTTTTCATGCCAAGCGTTTTATAAATTTCCCTTTGTGGATCTACATACATTTCATGTGTATACCCAGTTAAACTGCAAAAGGGCTgcaaaatacatacatacaaaaaaagtaatatttttaaggtTAATACAGTAATTAGTTAGGATCTACTGACAGCGGAAATAATACTGACACCCCACCACTCTCCCCGATTTGGAAACCTGTGGATTTGTCATGCCAAACTAAAGGCCAAAAATTTTTAGCCCCAAAGCTTTTACTAAAACAAAGCTTCCAGTGAAATCAAGACAACATGTTACCTTAGCAAGCCCCAGtggtttttaaactgaaaattttagttatttgcttTATTCATGTAGTACTATTAGAACTGCTTAACGAAAAAGTGTAATGTCCTCTTTCTGTGGTTGCAAATGACCATCTTTTCACTCAGAGCAAAATCCCTCAATGCAGACCATTAAGACACAATAGAGGATACAGTGTATTTAATGATTACTTTATTTACCTTGATGTGATGATAAGATGACTGTCCAATAACTATAAGCCTCACATTTGCTTCCTAGAACAGAACATGGATATTGAAACTGTAAAGAGGAACTTGGTGTTTCTGCATGGCTGCAAAGCATTAGCAGAATCTGGTGTCCTGAGTTAATGATCACAATGCACCgagttaaaattatttgaaattaacaTCACTTACATGTTTGGAGCCTGCACCTTTGTCTATCACCCACAGTTAGCAGCTACATTAATGCGttaagtgaaaaattatttttaaagataacttTTAAGTTACAGATGTATAAACTTTAAGTTTTCTGTAGCATTAGTAGCATCATCTTTTCAGTTGATTGCAACCtgctatgattttgaaaattcaaaaaTTCCACACAGTTGCACCTGCATCTAAAGAAGCAGCATGCAAATATTGGTGCATATACAAGTACGTCTGTGACTTACATACACAGACGCTTATTAATAGATAGAACTTGCATCTGCATGTACTGCTGTCTTTTGCAGGTGCAACATTAAATCTGAGTCTAAAATAGAGGCCAAAACTTCAGCTCATTTAGATGCCAATAAAACAGTTAATAAAATCGAAGGTTTTAATATTAGGGTGTAATACTTGCCTTTCCCATATAGAATAATTTTGCTTGTTATGAAAAGAAGCCCTCGTAAAAACAGAGTACTCACACTAAGAAAAGGATGGATGGTTTTGATTCTCTGTATACATTTATTTGAGCAGCCGAattaagaaaatgctgttttgagtAACATTGATTGAGCAGTTTAGAAAAATCTGTCCTGAGAATAGGAGTTGCCAAAGAAATTGCCCCTTTTCATCCCCAAGCTCCTAGTCCATCTAAGGCTTGCTGTCAGCAAGGAGCTGAGTCTCTGTCATCGGCTGTGCTGCTGTTGGGAATAAAATATGACAGAATTTCAATCAGCAGCCTAGAAGAGACAGACTGACCTTCCACATTTAGCAGGGGATCATTGTATTTCCTGGTATCTCCTACCACCCAACAAATACCCGTCCATAGCAACCCCTGCCCACtccatttctcctttctgtcaCTATGTCACTCCTGTTTGTGCAGCTGCCTGGAGAACAGGTCACACAACTTATGCAGCTTACAAATAACCATAGAAAAAGAGCCTATTTTTAATCCAGATCAATTTTCTGATCTTGTTCCACGCACAACCATCAGTCAGCTGTACCGGCATAATGGAAAGGGCAGTAGTTAAGTTAGTGGTCAGGAGAAGACAGCTGCCCAGGCCACTACTAATACCAAAAGGAATGCCTGTCAGGTGGTGTTTAACTGTTCataacacaacagaaaaaacagcaccAAGCTAATAGGGCAAGGAGAAATAATGCTGCTGCAACAGAGCATGTCGCGCAataaatcctttcctgtgtctcCTAGGCAGATACATTATGGCTATTGTCGCAAACAACGAAAGCGCTAACTTTCTTCTGAGCCTTTTTTTGATTCCCAGAAGATTTAAGCCTCATGCAAGCTTGCAGCAGGACGTAACGAATCTGCTCGACTGCAGCAACGCCATGTACATACTAAGGGCAGAGTACTTACTTGTAAAAACGCCTTGGGGACTTTTGCCAGGTCTTCTACATACTCTTTACAGGTGTAACATAAAAAATTCTGCAACATAGCCAGTTGGATGTGTCAGAAACAGACATAATTGCATAGCAATGAAGCATCAGATTCTGACTTCTTCCATAAACCATTTTGGAAGTGATCAGGAACAGGGAACAGGAAGGATTGAGGTTCTTTGCAGTCACCAAATTTGGATTAGGATCCTGGTTTAATCCAAGCCTGAACAAGGACACGGGGCTTGGGGccttgctaatatttttacCTTTGGATATTTTAGGAGTGCGAGAGCTGGCTTGCCAGCTGGGAAATCAGGGAACAGGACACTTGTTTTCCTCAACACACGGCTggggaattattttctttcagggaAATACTGTATCATTTGACCAAAGAACCGGGGTTCTTGGACACAGAGCTGACCCGCTTTctatcttcctttctctctgatCCAGCCCGGCTCGTGTCAACTCCCCGCTCCCCCTCCTCCGCCCCTTTCCCAGCCACGCTGGGCCTCCCCGCGCGGAGCCTGTTTGGGCTCCAGGCCGGCGAGCCAACCTTCCCGGGCAGCCGCTCCCTCCTCACCCGCACGAACACCACGATCGCTTTTTGCTCCCCGTACAGGGCCTTGAAGGGGAGGCTCCTCCCGTCCGCGTCCACCACCCGGCAGCGGGCGGCCTCCCGCAGCTCCCCCGGCTCCGgccgctgcccgcagccccgcgcgCTGCCGACCTGCCGCGTGACGGGGGGCGCCGGCGGCCCGGCCATGGCCCGctgcggccccgccgcctccgcctGGCCTGCCCGGCCGGGGacgggggaggaagaggagggcgGAACCGCAGAGGAAAGCTCGGGGGCTGTGTGAGCGGGAGGAAGTGCCGGGGCCGAGCGGGAGGGCGTCGGCTGCCTCCCGTGCCTGGAGGAGGCCGGGGTGGGGAGCGCAGCGCTGCGCGCCTCTCGCTTAAGGAGGAGGCGGTGGGTTGAGGCCCTTTGGgtaaaaggagagagaaatccGCTGCCAAAATCGCCGGTGGCAGCCAGAATGCACTTTGTGCCTGGAAAACTTAACCGAATCAAACCGAGCCTCCCAGAAACGGTGTGCAAACCGAAGCAGTGGCGTTATTATATAGTCTCGAGGTCAGGGTTCGCTTCGCAGGATGCTACAGCGTTTCGGAGGACTGTGAGCCAGCGGGGAAATACTGTTCTCGAGGAACTGCCGAGCTGCTGTGTCAGAAGAAACAGACCCAGTGTCCTAATTGAAGTAAAAGCAGACCTTCATGGGACGTTGGCAGGTGAATAGCAGAGGGTGCTGAGCAGTGCAAATGCTCATCCAGGTGTATCAAGTGCAGGCAGAAATGAGTGAAGGGAACAGGTCTTCTTCAAAGATTTTTGttctagaaaaaagaaacaaacactaGACAGTTGAAGAGTATCTTTGTCTCTTGGGTTGTTGTGCTAGCTGAAAGCTTATGAGGAGGAGagcactttccttttcttagtgggcagaagaaaagaagtatcAGAGGAAATAGGAATGGGGGGGACCTCCAGAAGTCATTCGCCTTTATGAAGCGCTCTGATGATGTTAGTTCCAGGGTGTCCTTTGGCAAACTGTCCCAGTGTTTATAATACTAACGTTATTCAACCTTATATTCCCTGTACTTTGGGTTAAGCCCATTGCTTTTATATTACTGGGGGTGAGCACATAGAACAGGTTAATCCCCTTACTGCTACCACTTTTCAAGTGTGCACAGACTATTGCTATGTGGACTGCAATCTTCTGTTTCCTAgactaaatctttttttttttttacaattcttTCTTCTCATAGGCCatgttttctaaaatttctAGAATACAGATTTTGTAGCTTCCTCTGGATTTTCTAGATGGTTTCTGTCATTCCTGGACTTCATTGCCTAAAACTAGGCACAGTATTTTAGCTAAGTGTTAGGTTTTCTTCATATCTTGGGTCTGCACATCCACTTGAACATGCTGGCATtgtgtttgtgcttttttcattttcgACAGCACAGTTTTATTGACTGCCATTCAGCCCGAGAGCCACTATCACTACCAGCTGCtttgctccagactttccctAAAAGGGGGTGCATTACCACCATTTCTCTTACAATGCTCGGTGAAAGAAATTCTCTCTAACATCACAATGTCTGAAAAGTCAAGTTAGCGCTGTGTAAGACATTTACACAGGATGATACAACGTAGTTGGCCCACTGGTTGGGATACCTCccagctttgttttaaaactcttGCCAAAAAGACCTTCAGGACACGTAAGGTCCTTTGTACCATGTCAACAGCAAAGACAAGTCAGCTCTGCATTATCAATAACAACATGAGGCAAAGGGATCCCTGGCTGATAAACTCTTTACAAGTTTCCAGCACATACAAACAGGTGAAACTACCCAGCCACTAGTATAGCCCTGTTGTTTCAGGAACGAATATTCATGATATGgattgtcgtggtttagtctcagctggcaactaagcgccacacagccgctcgctcactccccccaaggtgggatggggagagaatcggaaaagtgAGAAgactcgtgggttgagataaagacagtttaacaggtaaagcaaaagccgcgtgagcaagcaaagcaaaacaacgacttcattcactacttcccattggcaggcaggtgttcagccatctccaggaaagcagggctccatcacgcgtcAATGGTtatttgggaagacaaacaccattactccgaatgtcccccgacttccttcttcttcccccagctttacatgctgagcatgacgtcatatggtatggaataaccCTTTGGTCActcggggtcagctgtcccggctgtgtcccctcccaacttcttgtgcacccccagcccactcactggtggggcggtgtgaagagcagaaaaggtcttgactctgtgtaagcactgctcagcagtaactaaaacatccctgctttatcaacactgtttccagcacaaatccaaaacacagccccatactagctgctatgaagaaagttaactcttcCCCAGCCAGAACAAGCACACGGATCCAGCTTGTGGCTTTGCCAGGTTAACTGTGATCATAATAGTAATACTTTGCTGAGCTAGCAAATCAGTGTTTGAATGTTAGCAAAGCACTTCTTGTGTATTTGCCTATGGCTGTGTACTTCAAGGACTAATCTTGCAGTCCAGTATGCCCTCACAATGACTTTGATTTAAAAGGCAATGAGCTCAAATCGgtaaaaaatttctgaaaactgtGAAACTTACATTCTGCTGGATAAGAATTTGGGTGGTATTAATTCCCCATTGTTGCTGTCATCAAGCTTCTTTTTTCACTTAACAGTTGCCTATATATTGTGCTGTCAGACAGTTTTCTTCAACCAGCAGCCTGTGAACCAAATGTGGGCTGTGTAGCACTGCTCTATGGCCCCTCAGTAGTAGTGATGGGAATGGCCTGCCTAACCTTGACTACCGCAAGACTTAGCAAAGCAGGGACAACTGGCCACTTCTGAAGTGCTTTCTCCTCGTCTTGAGGCTGAAGTGGGCAGGCTGGGCACATAACCTTGCTGTGTTACAGCTGCAGTAAAACCACGGGGTAGCACAGACTGTGTTGGGCAGGGCCCAGGGGCACTTGGTCTTCAGTGTAGCTTGGGGAAGACCCTCGTCATTGCAGCTGAAAATCAGAGCCTGCGGCAGTCGTACCACTACAGGGGATCTGCTGCCACAGCCTCTGAGTGGGGACACAGATAGGCATGAGCCTGCTGATGAAAAGACTTGGGCAGGGTGGTGTCACAAACTCAAAGGACACTGTCCCAGCTCAGTCTGTGCATAGCAGACCTTGTGCCTGGAGTCCAGAGAGGTCTTTCTCACTTGGTTTGAAATGAAATCTCTGACgagcccagcctggctgggagAGCTGGTAAACATTCCGACTAAGCCGATCAAGACTGCCTGCAGACCTCACTCTTTTATGCTTTTTGGCCTCTGTAAACTAGCTGAAGAACCATATCCTTAACACCTGGTTTCAACAGTATACAATTGAGGAATAGCAACTTTCTTCCAAGGATGTTCGCCAAAGCATTCTCTAAAGTCCCTCAAACAGTGTGGTTCTAATTTTTGATGGAGATTCTTAAGTGTTGCTAGAATAGAAGTATAAATTGCTGACACCCccagttttacagagaaagaacAGAGGTGAAGGCAGTTGGACACTGACATGTCCTCTGAAAGAGGAAACACTCAAAATTAGCAGTTGATTTTGAAAGTCGAAGCGTAAAGCCTTTCATTTATGTATGCttaacaaaaatacagatgtcAGTTCCACTGACTTAGATGGGAAGAAAGACTCCATATCTGCTGATATTCTGGACAGTACTGACTGTCTAAGAGTGCAGTCTACTAAAACCATACAACTCTTCAATGTGAGCTGTGATTTGGGAAActtccccttctttctcttctcctcttttctttataGCTCTTAAATATAGAAATGTTGATAACTCAAAAAATGTAGTCATCAGAGTGATATCTTTTTTAGTGTCTTAAGGAGCATCAATTAGTACATTGGCATTATTAATCACGATGTAACATTCAAGATGCAAGTCACTTTCTTCACTGCAGTGCAATTTACAGTTGTAAAGAGAAACTTAGCTAATATTTAATTAATGAAGAGTTGGGTTACTTTGTGCTGTGGATAGGAAATTCAGATTACTGACAtttcaagaggaagaaaaataattacatacaGATGTGGAGTAAtttctttgttctgtattgACTAGTGAAACAAAATTCCAGCTGTAATGATGCAACCTGAATTCCTTTATTTACAACAGCTGAACAAAATATCTGACAAGAGAGGCGTGGCCTACATCAATAGCATAAACACTGTCTAAGGTATGTGGTGTGTATTTGTAAAGCAATATCTTATCAATTTGCTGCAAGATGTATTGTTTATTTAGCACAAGTatatttgttgttcttttttatcTAAGTATTATTTAAGTAGAGATAACATGGTTATTACTTAccagctaaaaataaattagtgttTACAATTCCAGAGTAAAGACATCATGCTAAGTGCTAGCTAAGAATGAGTTGGTTTTAAACTGTTGTTGTAATTAAAAATCGGTAAAATGTGTACTGTCCTGTAGATAAGAGGCTTTTTCCTTTATGGCTGCCCTTCGTTGTTTCCTTAGTGTCATGAAATACCAGGGGTATGCTAGACTTCTTGGCATAGGGTCATGGGACTGATTCTCCTGATCAGCAAGGGGAATCATTTGCAGCCTTGAAAGTCATGTTATGAAGGCTGGCTTCATCTCCATTTTTTCTACCTGGTATGTGCTCTCTATGTCCTGATGTGGTTTCTCTTTAGttttactttctatttttttgcTGAGGGAGGAGATATACAGTTGCAAAACTTGCCTAAGTTTTgcactttgctttttcattccttttaaaaacaattcaaGATTATTTACAAGACTAAGGGCTTTGTAAGTCTGGTTGCAGTGTCAGTATGCGTTGCATACTGATTAACTTTTGTTCCACAAcacaaaaaatgtaaatattattaaaaatctgCTCTAATACTTCAGTGATTATACTGACATACAGAGAAAAATTTTCTCCTGTTATATTTGGCATATTTAGTTTTGTAATACAAACCCTACAGAGAGAGCAGTAACTACAAACTTCACTACACAACAAAATGTAACAATAGTAAGTGAAATGCCCACACTTTGGTTAATATAGCCTCAAGGCgtaaaaaaagcctttaatgCATTTAGTAAGAGCTGTCTGTATTTgatctatttttgttttgcagctacCTACTCTGtgtgctgaaaatgaaaaacagagatgACCATCTCTATGTCAAGAATAGTACATTATATGTGAAGACGCTGTTTAGTTGCTTTAAGTGCCACTGGTATGaatctttctttaaagaacTAAAAGGAAGCAAGCCTCTCACCTGAAGAAATCACTACTTAAATAGATGAGACACagtcaaaaagcaaataaaagataTGCTGCAATCCAAGCTGGCCAAACAGACTTGTCTTGTATCTTGTTAGCAGTAAGGGTCTTAGAAAGTAAGCTAATTATCTTTAGTGTTTAAATTATAGTGTAAACTAGATCAGAGGATTAAGAGATGAAGAatgtgaagaaaagcagaggtgaTCTCATGGAGTGTTAATGCCAAATTAAGCCTTGTTATTTAAGACTCTTGCACTGGTGTCTAACAAggtcaaaaaaagaaactttcttgAAGGCTTTAGATGCTGTTCCTTTTTTACTTCCAGCAGAACcatctaaaacattttcttcttccccccccgTATTATACTGTTTTTGCCTATGCGGGAGAAGTATACTGTTAGAAGGTTGTCACTCCCAGCtgctatttctattttctgtgttcATAGAGAGCTGGGTGTGTACATAGCAGTGGATTCAGTTCAAATGGCTCTTTTACATACGGCAACATTGACATTTAGCTACAGTTAGGAATTCTCTTCTTGAGGCCAGTGGATGGTATAACATATTTGCTGGAGGCTAATAACTTGAGCTAATTTTAGCAC from Gavia stellata isolate bGavSte3 chromosome Z, bGavSte3.hap2, whole genome shotgun sequence carries:
- the PRXL2C gene encoding peroxiredoxin-like 2C codes for the protein MLQNFLCYTCKEYVEDLAKVPKAFLQEANVRLIVIGQSSYHHIKPFCSLTGYTHEMYVDPQREIYKTLGMKRGEGNNVSVRSPHVKSNTVLGSIRSMWRAMTGPAFDFQGDPAQQGGALILGPGNEVHFLHLDKSRLDHVPINTVLQLAGVKTVNFTNRPQIIDI